One window of the Hoplias malabaricus isolate fHopMal1 chromosome Y, fHopMal1.hap1, whole genome shotgun sequence genome contains the following:
- the LOC136679453 gene encoding PAT complex subunit Asterix, with translation MSSNSMNDPRRHNKIFRYKPPSTDTNPTLEDPTPDYMNLLGMIFSMCGLMLKLKWCAWIAVYCSFISFANSRSSEDTKQMMSSFMLSISAVVMSYLQNPQPMSPPW, from the exons ATGAGCTCCAACAGCATGAATGACCCGAGGAGACACAACAAAATATTCCG TTATAAGCCCCCAAGCACGGACACCAATCCAACACTGGAGGACCCCACCCCAGATTACATGAACCTCCTGGGCATGATCTTCAGCATGTGTGGACTTATGCTCAAG ctGAAGTGGTGTGCATGGATCGCAGTGTACTGCTCCTTCATTAGTTTTGCAAACTCACGAAGCTCAGAGGACACTAAACAGATGATGAGCAGTTTTAT GTTGTCCATATCAGCCGTTGTGATGTCATACCTGCAGAACCCTCAGCCCATGTCACCGCCGTGGTAA